One Pithys albifrons albifrons isolate INPA30051 chromosome 17, PitAlb_v1, whole genome shotgun sequence genomic window carries:
- the SPRING1 gene encoding SREBP regulating gene protein, translated as MGPCGAVLWRRLLRKRWVLGVVFGLSLVYFITSTFKQEERMVRDRNLLQVQEHEQPILWKVKFSPGNSSQLSNQCRNSVQGKLLITDELGYICERRAVLPSGCCDVRVPSTSRYSCQSCLPNGCCSGYEHCVSCCLQPSKQHLLERFLNRAAMAFQNLFMAVEDHFELCLAKCRTSSQSVQHENTYRDPIAKYCYGEYPPELLPV; from the exons ATGGGCCCGTGCGGGGCCGTGCTGTGGCGGCGGCTGCTCAGGAAGCGCTGGGTGCTCGGCGTCGTGTTCGGCCTCTCGCTCGTTTACTTCATCACCAGCACCTTCAAGCAG GAAGAGAGGATGGTGAGAGATCGGAACCTGCTCCAGGTGCAGGAGCACGAGCAGCCCATCCTGTGGAAGGTGAAGTTCagcccagggaacagcagcCAGCTGAGTAACCAGTGCAGGAACTCTGTGCAGGGGAAGCTCCTCATCACGGATGAACTGG GGTACATCTGTGAGCGGAGGGCCGTGCTGCCCAGCGGCTGCTGCGATGTTCGCGTGCCCAGCACGAGCCGGtacagctgccagagctgcctgcCCAACGGCTGCTGCAGCGGCTACGAGCACTGCgtgtcctgctgcctgcagcccagCAAG CAACACCTCCTGGAGCGTTTCTTGAACCGGGCAGCCATGGCCTTCCAGAACCTCTTCATGGCAGTGGAGGATCACTTTGAGCTGTGTCTGGCCAAGTGTAGGACCTCATCACAG AGTGTGCAGCACGAGAACACCTACAGAGATCCCATTGCCAAGTACTGCTACGGGGAGTATCccccagagctcctgcctgTTTGA